One segment of Solanum lycopersicum chromosome 1, SLM_r2.1 DNA contains the following:
- the LOC109119539 gene encoding uncharacterized protein, translating into MGLNMEIDLGVQELIVLGDSDLLIRQDQGEWKTRDLKLLPYRQCVEDLSKRFRYIELRYIPRFHNDLADALATSASMLPYPGNTYITPLEIQVRDQHGYCNTMEVEPDGEPWYSDIKNFLKTGRCPEHANKSQKRNIRRLANGFFLSGDVLYKRTPDLNLLRCLDAEEAETIMNEVHAGVCGPHMNGYVLAKKILRAGYYWLTMERDCFTL; encoded by the coding sequence ATGGGTCTAAATATGGAAATAGATTTGGGTGTGCAGGAATTAATTGTGTTGGGAGATTCTGATTTGCTTATCCGACAAGATCAAGGCGAATGGAAAACACGAGATCTCAAGCTCCTTCCATATAGACAATGTGTGGAAGATCTTAGCAAAAGGTTCAGGTACATCGAGTTAAGATACATTCCCAGGTTTCATAATGATTTGGCCGATGCCCTGGCTACTTCGGCCTCAATGCTTCCCTATCCTGGAAACACTTACATCACCCCATTAGAGATTCAAGTTCGGGACCAACATGGCTATTGTAATACAATGGAAGTAGAACCTGATGGTGAGCCATGGTACTCAGACATCAAGAATTTTTTGAAGACAGGGAGATGCCCCGAACATGCCAACAAAAgccaaaaaagaaatattagacGTCTGGCTAATGGTTTCTTTTTGAGCGGGGATGTTTTGTATAAACGAACTCCGGATTTGAATTTATTGAGATGTTTGGATGCTGAAGAAGCCGAGACAATTATGAATGAAGTGCACGCTGGGGTATGTGGACCACACATGAACGGATATGTCCTTGCAAAAAAGATACTCCGTGCGGGGTATTATTGGCTTACCATGGAAAGAGATTGCTTCACTTTGTGA
- the LOC138341664 gene encoding uncharacterized protein: MAARWPVVAWGIDVIGPIEPKASNGHRFILVTIDYFTKWVEAITFKAVTKKAVMDFFHSNIICQFGIPRAISTDNAANLNSNLMKEVCEQYKIVHHNSTPYRPKANGAVEAANKNIKNILRRMVQGTRQWHEKLPFALLGYRTTVCTSIGATPYLLVYGTEAVIPAEVEIPSLRIIVEAEIEDTEWVKKPD, translated from the coding sequence ATGGCTGCTCGTTGGCCCGTTGTTGCATGGGGAATAGATGTAATCGGACCAATTGAGCCCAAAGCCTCTAATGGACATCGATTCATTTTGGTTACAATTGATTACTTCACCAAATGGGTGGAGGCGATAACTTTCAAAGCAGTCACTAAGAAGGCGGTCAtggatttttttcattcaaacaTTATTTGTCAATTTGGTATCCCAAGAGCTATCAGCACAGATAATGCCGCAAATCTCAATAGTAATCTGATGAAGGAGGTATGCGAGCAGTACAAAATTGTGCACCACAATTCTACACCATACCGACCGAAAGCCAATGGAGCTGTGGAGGCAGCCAAcaagaatattaaaaatattcttagaaGGATGGTTCAAGGCACTAGACAATGGCATGAGAAACTGCCTTTTGCACTTTTAGGATATCGCACAACAGTGTGTACCTCGATTGGTGCAACTCCTTATTTGCTGGTGTATGGAACTGAGGCTGTGATTCCAGCAGAAGTTGAAATTCCATCTCTTCGAATTATTGTTGAGGCTGAAATTGAAGATACCGAATGGGTCAAAAAACCCGACTAG